The DNA sequence TTCCGAAAATCGCGCTCGCGGCGGCGTTCGAGGATCCGACAGCCGAGCCGTTAACGAGCGATGAATTCGCTCGAGTTGAGATTGAGATTGCCGTGCTGACGCCGCTGGAGCGGGTGAAGGACTTCTCGGAGATCAAGATCGGCCGCGACGGTCTGATGGTTCGTTTGGATATGCACTCAGGACTGTTCATGCCGCAGGCGGCGGTCGAGAACGGCTGGACGGTGCGCGAGTTTCTGGAGCAGACCTGCCTGAAGGCGAGTCTTCCAAGGGAGAGCTACAAGGACAAGTTCGCGGAGGTATATCGCTTCAGCGCGGAGGTGTTTTAGGACGTAGGGCGGGTCCGCCTCGAAGCCCCCAAACAAGCGTAGGTCGAAACCCCTGCGGTTTCGACAACCCACACGAATGAAGGACTCTCACATGATCAGCCGCATATGGCACGGATGGACATCCAAAGCGAACGCCGCCGCGTACGAGGCGCTGCTCAGGAACGATATCCTGCCCGGTATTCAGAATCGCCGGATCCCGGGATACCGCGGAGTCGACCTGCTTCGCACAGACACCAACGACCAAGTCGAGTTCCTGACCATACTCTGGTTCGATTCGTACGACGCCATCCGCGAGTTCGCGGGGGAGGATTACGAAAAGGCGGTGGTGCCGGCGCGGGCGCAGGCGCTGCTGTCACGATATGACAGCCATTCGCAGCACTACGATGTAGTCGTGGCGCTGGAGCTGTGAGGGGGACGGAGAAATTCCA is a window from the Candidatus Zixiibacteriota bacterium genome containing:
- a CDS encoding antibiotic biosynthesis monooxygenase, which gives rise to MISRIWHGWTSKANAAAYEALLRNDILPGIQNRRIPGYRGVDLLRTDTNDQVEFLTILWFDSYDAIREFAGEDYEKAVVPARAQALLSRYDSHSQHYDVVVALEL